In Patescibacteria group bacterium, the DNA window CCATTGCTCTTTTGCGGAGATACCCAAGCATTTTCGGATAGGATTTATTTGGCTTAATTCCACGGTGTTCTTTCCAATCCAATTGGTTTTCCAGCAATAAAGATCTTATCTCTTCGGGTATGATAAACATTTCCCAACCATGAAGGTTAGGAGGCATAATGGCCCATCGTTTCCACTCCTGCAATATTTTGATAGCAGCTATTTTGCTGAATAATGTACGATTGAAAGTGTCGTAAATAAAAATCCCGCCGTTTTTCAAAACACGTGAAATCTCAGAAATTACTTTTGGTAAGTCACGAACGTGCTCCAGTACATCGCAACAAAAGACTACATCGAAGGTATTATTCTGAAATGGCAGATTTTCTCCGTTTCCTTTCTCATATTTTATCTTCAGGTTGCTTTCTTTTGCATGCTTTATAGCGATATTCAATGATTGCTCAGATGGGTCGATTCCGGTAGTAATAAACCCCATTTTTGCTATCTCCTCAGTTAATATCCCTCCCCCACAGCCAACTTCAAGTGCATTTATTTTTCCTGAATTTATTTTAATTGTGTGTGATGAGGGAAAATCTATTTATTATTCGGCTTTTCTTATTATTCGTACCGGTTTTTAGTTTATAAATACCTCTTTTTACCAATCCAATTCCCAGACCCCACTCAATCCATTTAAAAAGCAGGAGTTAACGCCAGACGGGTTGACGCGAATGAAATGCTTTTAATAAAAAATTGCCAATTATAGATTACCTATAAAATTTACTCAATCCTTAAACATCTGGTTCTCAAATATAAATTTCACTTTTTGGTGGTTATTCTATTTAAAAAGTACTTGTTCAATCAGGTTAGAAATTTTATCAAGACTCCCCTTGTTTATTTCATAATTCACTGGTTAAGTTTCAAATTTAGACTTAGCCAGAGTCTTTGATTCGGGTAGTATTATTGAAAGATAACTATCTAAAATCATTAGTTTCCAATTACATGTGTGTGAATTATGTAACTATTTTCTTTAATTGTACAACGCCTATCAGAATTAATTGATTTACTTTTATTCTGTGAAAATTTCATCGTAACTTAGAAAAATTAATATCCACCTTTATGTAATTGATTTTCAATTACATAAGGCTTAATCTAACCATGACATGAGTAAAAAGAATAAATTGGGTGAATTAATCACTGATAATAAAGAAAATGCCGAAAAGTTAGATGCTGCGGATATAAAAGTTGCCTCTGATAAGGATAAGACAGAAAAAAAAATATCAAAGTTAATCCTTGATAACAAACATACTTCCAGTGAGTTAGATGCTGCTTACAAAATAATTGCCAAACAAGAAAAAGAGATAAAAAAACAAGCAGAAGCTTTAATCCGTGCTGACAAAGAAAAAGAAAAACGAAGGACAGATTTAATTATTACTAAGAAGGAACTCGCCCATAAAGCAGAGTTAACCATTGCAAACAAAGAACTTAATCTGCAAATCACCGAACGCAAAAAGACGGAAGAGGTTGTGAACCAACAGAAGATAAAACTTGAATTAGCATTACAATCATCCCAAATGGGGACATGGGAATTAAATATCGTAGAAAACAAACTTATTTTTGATCATCAGGCTTGCATTCTTTTGGGAATCGATTCAGCTACATTTGGCGAAACGACAGAGGAGTTCTTTTCAGTAGTACATCCCGATGACCTCGAAAAGGTCAAGGGAGCATTGAAAAAAACAGTTGAGCAGAATGTTTTATACAAACCTGAATACCGCACTGTTTGGCACGATGGGAGCATTCATCACATCACTGCCAGAGGCAAATTATTACATGATGATAAAGGTAATCCTCAAATGATTAGCGGCATTATCTGGGACGACACCGAGAACAAACAGAAAGAGGAAGAATTGAAGAATAGCGAAGCCAGATATAATTCAATGACATCCAATATCTCTGATGTAATTGGTATAATCGGTGCAGATGGCTTTATGAAATATAAGAGTTCCAATGTCGAAAAATTGTTCGGTTGGCAGCCTCAAGACCTTGTTGGTACTGATAGTTGGTTAAGGGTTCATCCTGATGATTTGGAGCGCATTCAACAAGAATTCGTTACCATCCTTGAAAAAGAGAACTTGACAGCAAAGGCAGAGTTCAGATATAAGTGTAAAGATGGAAGTTATAAGCCTGTAGAACTTAACGCTATCAATCTTACGAATGACCCACTTATTAATGGCATATTAATGAATTACCATGACATCACCGAGCGAAAAGAAGCTGAGAAAGGTCTGCTCAAATTAAATATGGCAATCAAAAACTCTGGTGAAGTAATTTTTATGACTGATAAAGAAGGAACTATAACCTTTATGAATAACGAATTCACCAAAATCTATGGCTTTACTGCTGATGAAGTTGTCGGAAAAGTAACTCCAAGAATATTGAATAGCGGGTTATATCCAAAAGAAAACCATGAACAATTATGGCATGCATTACTCGATAAGCAAAGGCTTCCTGCAACGCCATATATCAATAAGTGCAAGAATGGTAACCTTATTGATGTCGAAGGCTCTGCTGATATAATAATCGATGATAAAGGTGAGATTATTGGATTTATTGCGATTCAGCGTGATGTCTCAGAGCGCAAAAAGGCTGAATCAGAACTAATTAAAGCAAAAGAAAAAGCCGAAACCAGCGACCGATTAAAGACGGCATTTATGAATAATATTTCACACGAAATTCGCACACCGCTTAACGCTATCCTCGGTTTTGCTCCTTTCGTAATAGAACCGGATATTTCGCAGGAAGAAAAAGAATCAATGCTGGAAATTTTAAATATAAGTTGCGACCGTTTAATAAATACAGTCACCGATTATATGAACATATCACTTATTGTTTCCGGCAATATGAAAGCATACCCTAAACCCATGAATCTTTCCCGAATGATGGAAGAAGTTTATTTTCATTTTCAAAAGAGATGTAGTTTAACGAATCTGGAACTAAAATTAAATATTCCTTCCAATTATGAGCATTTTATACTTACAACTGATATGGAATTATTGACTAAAATATTAAATCATTTGTTAGATAATGCAATAAAATTTACTCAAAAAGGATTTGTTGAATTCGGGTATATCCAAAAGTCTGATTCCGGGCAAAAAGAGGTAGAATTATTTGTAAAAGACACAGGACAAGGAATTTCTTCAAATGCACAAAAGAGAATTTTTGATGCATTTATGCAAGAAGATATTGCAAATACAAGAGCACATGAAGGAAGCGGCTTAGGATTATCAATTGCCAAAGGCCTTACTCAATTGTTAGGAGGCAAAATAATGTTAGAATCTGAAAAAGATAAAGGGACTACTGTTTCTTTTGTACTACCCTGTGAGGATTGTACAGAACCAGAACCAGACAATGTTGAGTTGATAAAG includes these proteins:
- a CDS encoding methyltransferase domain-containing protein, encoding MAKMGFITTGIDPSEQSLNIAIKHAKESNLKIKYEKGNGENLPFQNNTFDVVFCCDVLEHVRDLPKVISEISRVLKNGGIFIYDTFNRTLFSKIAAIKILQEWKRWAIMPPNLHGWEMFIIPEEIRSLLLENQLDWKEHRGIKPNKSYPKMLGYLRKRAM
- a CDS encoding PAS domain S-box protein; amino-acid sequence: MSKKNKLGELITDNKENAEKLDAADIKVASDKDKTEKKISKLILDNKHTSSELDAAYKIIAKQEKEIKKQAEALIRADKEKEKRRTDLIITKKELAHKAELTIANKELNLQITERKKTEEVVNQQKIKLELALQSSQMGTWELNIVENKLIFDHQACILLGIDSATFGETTEEFFSVVHPDDLEKVKGALKKTVEQNVLYKPEYRTVWHDGSIHHITARGKLLHDDKGNPQMISGIIWDDTENKQKEEELKNSEARYNSMTSNISDVIGIIGADGFMKYKSSNVEKLFGWQPQDLVGTDSWLRVHPDDLERIQQEFVTILEKENLTAKAEFRYKCKDGSYKPVELNAINLTNDPLINGILMNYHDITERKEAEKGLLKLNMAIKNSGEVIFMTDKEGTITFMNNEFTKIYGFTADEVVGKVTPRILNSGLYPKENHEQLWHALLDKQRLPATPYINKCKNGNLIDVEGSADIIIDDKGEIIGFIAIQRDVSERKKAESELIKAKEKAETSDRLKTAFMNNISHEIRTPLNAILGFAPFVIEPDISQEEKESMLEILNISCDRLINTVTDYMNISLIVSGNMKAYPKPMNLSRMMEEVYFHFQKRCSLTNLELKLNIPSNYEHFILTTDMELLTKILNHLLDNAIKFTQKGFVEFGYIQKSDSGQKEVELFVKDTGQGISSNAQKRIFDAFMQEDIANTRAHEGSGLGLSIAKGLTQLLGGKIMLESEKDKGTTVSFVLPCEDCTEPEPDNVELIKDSSVEKSSMILIAEDDDSNYLFIETVLRDRRFKLLKAVNGQEAVDLCHKHPEIDLVLMDIKMPVMNGIEATQQIKSFRKDLPIIAVTAFAQNGDEHSFREAGCDDYISKPINKTRLFGLIKKHCNI